The DNA segment CTTTTCCGGCACCGCCACCGCTTGCGGCACCAGCAGCGGTACGGGCGGTGCGACAATGCTTTCCCGCGGCCGGGCTGCCACCTCCATCACGACGTCGCCCAGATCCAGTATCTGATCGTCGGCCAGCGTGATCGGCACGATGCGCGAGGTGTAGTTGTAGCAGCTGATTTCGATCTCCATCGAGCCGGACGGCAGCACGATGCGGAAGTGGGCCAGGTTGGGCGTTACCTTGTAGATCAGATTGTTGCCGCGCACGCGCAGTATCGCTTTGCGCAACGGTGCACCCTGAACGTCCTTCACGTACCCGCGAATGCCCGTATCGATCAGGCGCAGGAAGTTGATCATCCGCTCCAGATTCTGGCGCCAGACGCTGGCGATCGCCGGCTCGGATGGCATCTTGCAGCAGCCGAGCTGCATCGTAAACAGCGGCACCTCGTACAGCTTGTGGATGGCGTTCGTGACGCGCTGCGTCGCCTCGACCTGGTGCAGCTGCCCCGCATCGACCGTACACTTGTCCGTGCTGGCGGCCTGCCGGTACTTGTGGCCCTTGATTTTCTCCGCAAAGCGCGAATAGATCGCCACCTTATCGTCCGTGTTGGGGAAgctaaaagagagagagaggggtgAACAATTGGCGTGTAAAGCGACAATCACATGATAAAGTGTCGTCGTCGCTTCCACTTACAACACATCGTGCCCGCCGGCCGCAAACGTAAGGGCCAGATCGTACTCGTCCTCCTTCAGCATGCGCAGGAACATATCCTTCTGGTGGTCCGTTTCCGCATTCAGCAGCTTGTCCGCCAGCTCGTCCGTATGCAGCGTCGGATTACACACGGAAGCGTTGGCCCGGAACTGGGCCATTACTTCCTCGAAATCGTTCTTCACCGGCACAAAGTGTAGGACGGCATTTTCGAGCAGCTTAATGAGCAGCGGCTCTTTGATTAAGTAGCCCGCCAGAACGTGCCGGGCTAGGTTCATCACCATCTCGCGCCCGATCGCCGCCGTTTGAAAGAGGGACGATATGATCAGGATGTGCAGCTTTGTCTCCTCCGGTGTTCCGATCTGCCGGGAGAGAGGAATACAGTTACTGAAATGTTTATCTTTTCATCCACTTTTTCGCCCCAGCTACAACTTACACTATCGGTCACCTTCACCGACGGGTACGCCATCGACACCTCATTGCCGCTTAACTCCAGCGAGACCGTTTTGTAGTCCTTGTTCTCGAACTCGGCCATGGTCGATTTCAGCTCGGCGTCCGAATGGTACCGCGTTTTGATCACGTTTTCCAGCGTCCGGTAGTCGTACGCCGACGACCAGTGCTGCGGATCGTCCCGCATCAGCTGAAAATCGACGATCACTGCTCGGTCCGCTTCGGGCGGGATGCGCACCTGCAGCGTCTGCGGTTCGTAGCCCTCCGCCTCGGCCGTAACGTTGTACAGGCCGGGCAGTAGCAGCCGGTAGAAATCGCCGTTCGCTGTCGTGTAGGTCACATGCTCGATCTGGTTCACCTGCACGCTGGCCCGCGCAATCGGATGGCCGATCGTGCTGCGCACGTACCCGGTGATGCCGTGCTGCGCCTGCTCCACGTACTGCAGCAAAGCCTCGCGGTTTTGCTTCCAAAACTCGGGCAGCTGCGCGGCGGGAGGGAACTTGTCGCAGCCGACCTCGAGCGTGAGCTCGTACGCACCGCCAACCACGTACGACCAGTCCTGCATGCCGCCCGTCACGCTGTACCAGGCGGCCCCGTTCGTGATGCCGTCGGGGAAGTTTTCCCGCAGAAAACTCGGGCACGGCCGTCCCAGGTGCATCGTAGTGTGTGACTGCAATGGGAACACGAAAATTCAATACACTTGCGAGCAAAACACAGCCGCCACGCGCGCCACACTCACGTTTGCGTACACGTGTGCCAGATACTGGAACAGCTCGTTCTCTTCCGTCGGGTTTTTCACCGTCCGCGGATCGCCGTACCCGCTCGAGTACGCAAAGTCCTTCGGCGAATCGTCGAACGGGTAGTTGGCGACCAGCGCCCCGCCGTGTAGGTTCGCCGACAGTACGAACGGTGTCGCGAGCGACCAGTTCATGACGGCGAGCGTTTCCGGCTCCTGGTGCGCGTTGTACTGGTTGCGCCCGAACTGGTCCGGAAAGTTGCGGTTCAGATCGACGTTGTTGGCGTTCGAGCGACCGCGCAAGCTCTCCTTGTCGCTGATGTCGGCCAGCTCGTACCCGTCCGGGTTCATGCTGAACAGCAGATGGAGCCGGGTGCGGTTCAGCAGCCGCGTGATGCGCTGCGTGCGATTATAGTTTTCGCACAGATACGTCGCAAACAGGAGCAGCAGCTCCCGGCCGACCACCTCGTTGCCGTGCATGTTGGCAATGTACTTCACCTCCGGCTTGCCGGGCGCGTGCTGTCCCGGCTGCTCGGTCACTTCCATCACCCAGAGGTCGCGCCCCTGCACCGATTTGCCGATCGTGTACAGATGCGTGATGGACGGGTAGTTGCTGGCAAGGTCTTGTATGTAGCTGTAAAGAGATGAAGGATGCACAACATATTttaatagcaaaaaagaaggagaaaagggCATAcatgtttgctttatttagcATTCGCTGACTTACCTAACCATGGAGGTGTAGTTGTGATGCACAAATGCGGGCGTCTTGGCAAACCCGTACTCGTCGAAGGTTTCACGCACTACGCGCACCTGTTCGGCCTTGGACGGAGCTGCAAGGTGGGGGGACACATTAGGAATTAAAATGGTATGTTGTTGGCTGCGTTTAGGCGTGTTTAAAATTAACGTTCCTGTTAGCTGTTTAGTATTTGCTTAAAATATATTGTAATATTTACATGAATTATTAGTTAGTGTTGCAGTTTTTGGTACATGTTGTTGTGttagtttttgttgctgttgttgttgttgttgttgcacccAGCAATGGATCAGCCTTTCGTTTTAGAAAGAAAAGAATCCAACCTAGATTGTGAGATATCACTTCGAATCTGCAGTCACAGGACGAatcacagacaaacacacaaacagacagcATAACCTTCAATATGAATACATGCTACAGTATATAtgcatatatatatagtaCACTAATTCGTGAATTACATTTTCACCGTGATCATTAAAGTTCAAATTGTGCCATTAGTACGTACTTGGTATCTCTTTATTGTTATCTCATTTCTCCTCGCACGGTTCTTCTAATGTTTTTTGTACACCCAACAGTGAAAAATTTCATTGTAAAGTGTGGGGAGAGTTGTCGTAACGGTACAATATTTTGGTTCCATCTATTTGTTATAtatttgtgtctgtgtgtgtgtgaggttgCGTGCAGAGTGTTAAATGGGGCATTTTACAacacgtgtgtttgtttttttaatttataattcCACTAAGAGGAGGAGATTATAGCGAAGTATTCTAAACATTTATACATCTTTGTTTTCGCCTCCCGTCTGGGTCTTACTGTTTCTGGAGGGGGAAGGCGAGCGCCCTATTGGGGGGGAATGTACAGCAATGCAAAGGAGCAGAAGATTCCCTTAACAGTGTTGTAACGACATTAGTTGTTTGAGGGACATTTAATAACATGCACGATCTCCCCATTTGCACACCAGAACAGATAACAGAaaccgtatgtgtgtgtgtgtgtgagtgtgagagagaagtGGTTGGTTTTGCTATTAAAAGAACACATATCTGGAGAAGTGTTTACTGTGTTTGCAAATACAAAGCAATAGTTAATCAACAATCTGTAAAGAAAAACCGGCTTGGCGATCAGCAGTGAAGTGTGCATGTAAATTATTTGAGACTTTTCTTGAAAATTCAACCAAAAATGGGTTTCGCATTAAACATGATGTTTAAAATCTATTTTCCCCCTAAAATGATAGGATATAGAGGCTAGAGGCAGTGTTAAAAACAGAAGcggaaaaatgaattttactCTGAGAGGCTGTGCTGCTGTGGCATGCGCAACAAAGCAACGATCCTGGTCTTCATGCACAATAGGGAAAAGGGGGGAAACAGTTTTGGTATTGCTTAACCTAGGAAGTTTAGTTACCATTTGCTTTAGTTACCATAACCATAACCCGACATAAATGCTTGCAGAAGCTATAATAATAGTAGGTTCACCCTAATTACCGCAATTAGATTGCTATTTGTGTTGTTAAAGTG comes from the Anopheles coluzzii chromosome 2, AcolN3, whole genome shotgun sequence genome and includes:
- the LOC120948991 gene encoding carboxypeptidase D, with the translated sequence MGKVKLSLLVAAVVAVNCCCLSVYGYTVQNVNRAADGSHDLDESFLQQPHYRSNNELLDLLAHLQKDYPELAKVHTIGQSREGVPLSVLEIRPNVNRPRPLLMPMLKYVGNMHGDETVGRELLLYLAQYLLSNYGRDPEVSALVNETAIYLMPTMNPDGYERSKEGVCESPPDYVGRYNAANVDLNRDFPDRFDDERTRHQRMRNRQPETVAVMNWILNNPFVLSANLHGGAVVASYPYDNSIHHHDCCEESRTPDNKFFRYAALTYAENHPVMRQGRDCNETFPSGITNGAYWYELSGGMQDFNYVYSNCFEVTLELSCCKFPFARELPREWNKNKRSLLEYMKLVHVGVKGLVTDSAGYPIKDADVIVSGIDRNMRTSERGEYWRLLTPGQYNVRVEAVGYYPSEPVTVQVKVDQPLQVNFSLKSYDTQEAPSKAEQVRVVRETFDEYGFAKTPAFVHHNYTSMVSYIQDLASNYPSITHLYTIGKSVQGRDLWVMEVTEQPGQHAPGKPEVKYIANMHGNEVVGRELLLLFATYLCENYNRTQRITRLLNRTRLHLLFSMNPDGYELADISDKESLRGRSNANNVDLNRNFPDQFGRNQYNAHQEPETLAVMNWSLATPFVLSANLHGGALVANYPFDDSPKDFAYSSGYGDPRTVKNPTEENELFQYLAHVYANSHTTMHLGRPCPSFLRENFPDGITNGAAWYSVTGGMQDWSYVVGGAYELTLEVGCDKFPPAAQLPEFWKQNREALLQYVEQAQHGITGYVRSTIGHPIARASVQVNQIEHVTYTTANGDFYRLLLPGLYNVTAEAEGYEPQTLQVRIPPEADRAVIVDFQLMRDDPQHWSSAYDYRTLENVIKTRYHSDAELKSTMAEFENKDYKTVSLELSGNEVSMAYPSVKVTDSIGTPEETKLHILIISSLFQTAAIGREMVMNLARHVLAGYLIKEPLLIKLLENAVLHFVPVKNDFEEVMAQFRANASVCNPTLHTDELADKLLNAETDHQKDMFLRMLKEDEYDLALTFAAGGHDVFFPNTDDKVAIYSRFAEKIKGHKYRQAASTDKCTVDAGQLHQVEATQRVTNAIHKLYEVPLFTMQLGCCKMPSEPAIASVWRQNLERMINFLRLIDTGIRGYVKDVQGAPLRKAILRVRGNNLIYKVTPNLAHFRIVLPSGSMEIEISCYNYTSRIVPITLADDQILDLGDVVMEVAARPRESIVAPPVPLLVPQAVAVPEKHHDFGVLEPSKTMKVFPQDGGVEVNAVVSGIVLDDGNHPLPDAKVYVTDAHSQQVLANGRTGPLGKFQFESLSGTKDIVVHAEPHGYEAGEKTIRQGPLGGATGIVFHLTRDERVLGLPRLVFVILAGCVSVGIIVAGIMCFMYIQARRRDSRYYYNFSLLPQKGEPNRKLFDDDEETELFRASTKKLQPYYDDEQDPITDTDDDSEEEIVMLNPSFRNTISQS